A part of Marinomonas rhizomae genomic DNA contains:
- a CDS encoding TRAP transporter permease gives MLNSDSSNGFQSLLLESKFAGGKERLAVSLLFSVIAAGIAGLVLYGAYYGGITALLLRSSFFSLVAGAAMLFYALRYKSAMGRGVFYLLALLALIPGPYLWHYYIDIVMRGAMSVEQDRLIFIVLIVVVFVFVRIAVGRALIILMTLAFLYAYFGYLIPGKYGHGGYDLSRLTSTLMLSTEGVYGVPMGVAVEYIFLFGLFGAILTKIGTGEVFVDLARGLTGRVQGGPGLSAALSSALLGSLNGSAVANVVTTGTFTIPLMKRVGYSAKLAGAIEAAASSAGQIMPPVMGAAAFLMAEMIGIPYAEVAMAALVPALLYILALMISVRLEAGRLNLERDTEAGLQLLLRTLRTKSYLLLPLVVLIGLMISGKSPTQAAVMGILAGLLVCPWKKATRINVVDLIAACKETLSSTLPIVAAVAAAGVIIGILNLTGMGLMLSGLIIELGDGNLWAVLLLTALASFVLGMGLPTSAAYLLLAVLVAPAMTQLGMETLSAHMFIFYFGLVSAITPPVALAAYAAATISGAEPNETAVESMRLGFVKLLVPFLFVTMPGILLIGTTASVIAAILFATLATASMSIGFSGWLRENLSWVTRLLYVVAAVLIAWPAAATDTSLFVVSARVLGVVVFAVLLVKASMGAKTDTLKAAKV, from the coding sequence ATGTTGAACTCAGATTCCAGCAATGGCTTTCAAAGTTTGCTCCTTGAATCAAAATTCGCTGGTGGCAAGGAACGTCTAGCAGTCTCTTTATTGTTTAGTGTGATCGCCGCTGGAATCGCCGGTCTTGTGCTGTATGGTGCGTATTATGGAGGAATTACCGCGTTGCTATTGAGATCGTCGTTTTTCTCTTTAGTTGCGGGGGCTGCCATGCTGTTTTACGCGCTAAGATACAAGAGTGCCATGGGCCGTGGTGTGTTTTATCTATTGGCCCTATTGGCTCTAATTCCGGGGCCTTACTTGTGGCATTACTACATTGATATTGTCATGCGCGGCGCTATGTCGGTTGAGCAAGATAGGTTGATCTTTATTGTTCTGATTGTGGTGGTGTTTGTCTTTGTCCGTATTGCGGTAGGTAGGGCGTTGATTATTTTAATGACCCTCGCTTTTCTTTATGCGTATTTTGGCTATTTGATCCCTGGTAAATATGGTCATGGTGGCTATGATCTAAGCCGTCTGACGTCAACTCTGATGTTATCGACTGAAGGGGTTTATGGTGTGCCAATGGGGGTCGCCGTTGAGTATATTTTCCTATTCGGCTTGTTTGGTGCCATTTTAACTAAAATTGGTACGGGCGAGGTTTTTGTTGATTTGGCCCGTGGTTTGACTGGACGTGTACAAGGTGGCCCTGGCTTATCTGCGGCTTTGTCTAGCGCATTGCTTGGCTCCCTTAATGGCAGCGCTGTGGCCAACGTAGTGACCACAGGTACTTTTACTATTCCGTTGATGAAACGCGTGGGCTACAGCGCAAAACTGGCTGGAGCGATCGAAGCCGCTGCGTCTTCGGCGGGGCAAATTATGCCACCGGTTATGGGGGCTGCTGCTTTCTTGATGGCAGAAATGATTGGGATTCCTTATGCCGAAGTCGCAATGGCCGCCTTGGTTCCCGCACTTTTGTATATTTTGGCGTTGATGATTTCAGTACGCCTAGAAGCTGGACGCCTTAATTTAGAAAGGGATACCGAAGCGGGCTTACAATTGTTATTAAGAACGCTGAGAACAAAGAGCTATCTTTTGCTTCCGCTGGTGGTTTTGATCGGTCTAATGATTTCAGGTAAATCACCAACCCAAGCGGCCGTTATGGGGATCTTGGCTGGTTTGCTCGTTTGTCCTTGGAAAAAAGCCACTCGTATAAATGTGGTCGATTTGATTGCGGCTTGTAAGGAAACCTTGTCTTCGACGCTACCGATTGTAGCGGCTGTTGCAGCCGCTGGCGTGATTATCGGTATTCTGAATTTGACCGGTATGGGCTTGATGTTGTCTGGTTTGATTATTGAACTGGGTGATGGCAATTTATGGGCCGTCTTATTACTCACCGCATTGGCGTCTTTTGTTTTGGGTATGGGATTACCAACATCAGCGGCGTATTTGTTACTCGCGGTATTGGTTGCGCCTGCGATGACACAACTTGGTATGGAAACCCTGTCGGCGCACATGTTCATTTTCTACTTTGGTTTAGTGTCTGCCATTACTCCACCTGTTGCATTAGCAGCTTACGCGGCGGCGACAATTTCTGGTGCCGAACCGAATGAAACGGCCGTTGAATCCATGCGACTAGGTTTTGTTAAGCTTTTGGTTCCGTTCTTATTCGTGACCATGCCGGGGATTTTATTGATTGGGACAACGGCGAGTGTGATCGCAGCGATCTTGTTTGCTACCCTGGCAACAGCATCGATGAGCATCGGCTTTTCTGGCTGGTTACGTGAGAATTTATCTTGGGTAACTCGTTTACTATATGTTGTTGCCGCGGTACTTATTGCTTGGCCTGCGGCTGCTACGGACACTTCCTTGTTCGTGGTCAGTGCGCGAGTATTGGGTGTGGTGGTGTTTGCCGTTTTGCTTGTGAAAGCGAGCATGGGCGCGAAAACTGATACGCTTAAAGCGGCTAAAGTGTAA
- a CDS encoding TAXI family TRAP transporter solute-binding subunit produces MFKKLLIASALCATLINSPVQAAERVSIGTGGTGGLFYVIGAGISETLNKHMDNTTARAEVTGASVENNHRVAAGQMTMGLSSSSTLFEAKNGQGPFKVSGPLDVAGIAYLYPAVLQVATISGKGVDSFEGLKGKRVSMGPPGSNAAVLATRLLQEYGVFDDITPRFLSYNEGVKALVNGQVDATVVLAGAPTSSLIDLDSQTDMKLLSADINKLDSLIQKYPFYQAYSLPAGTYPDQTKQVLMINDPAILFTSGKEDQSKIYNITKAIFSHLDELGQIHPQAKAISLETAKHTPVALHPGAKKYYDEVSAN; encoded by the coding sequence ATGTTTAAAAAACTGCTTATAGCGAGTGCCTTGTGTGCGACTTTAATTAATAGCCCTGTTCAAGCGGCAGAACGTGTATCCATTGGAACTGGTGGAACGGGCGGCTTGTTTTATGTGATTGGCGCAGGGATTTCTGAAACTCTAAATAAACACATGGACAATACGACGGCACGAGCTGAAGTAACGGGTGCGTCTGTGGAAAACAATCACCGCGTTGCAGCGGGCCAAATGACAATGGGATTATCTTCTTCTTCAACTTTGTTTGAAGCAAAAAATGGCCAAGGCCCATTTAAAGTAAGCGGGCCTTTGGACGTGGCTGGTATTGCTTATTTATATCCAGCAGTGCTGCAGGTCGCAACGATTTCCGGAAAAGGAGTCGACTCCTTTGAAGGCTTGAAAGGCAAACGTGTCAGCATGGGGCCTCCAGGAAGTAATGCCGCGGTTTTAGCAACTCGTTTGTTACAGGAATATGGTGTCTTTGACGATATCACACCACGTTTTCTTTCTTATAACGAAGGGGTAAAAGCCTTGGTAAACGGCCAAGTTGATGCGACAGTGGTTTTGGCAGGTGCTCCGACTTCCTCTTTGATTGATCTCGACTCACAAACCGACATGAAATTGTTGTCGGCTGATATTAATAAACTCGATAGTTTGATCCAAAAATACCCTTTCTACCAAGCTTACTCTCTGCCTGCTGGAACCTACCCAGATCAAACCAAACAGGTTTTGATGATTAATGATCCTGCTATTTTGTTCACAAGCGGTAAAGAAGATCAGAGCAAAATTTACAACATCACCAAAGCGATTTTTTCTCATTTAGATGAGCTAGGTCAAATTCACCCACAGGCAAAAGCAATTTCGTTAGAAACCGCAAAACACACTCCTGTTGCATTGCACCCAGGCGCGAAAAAATATTATGACGAAGTAAGCGCAAACTAG
- a CDS encoding ABC transporter substrate-binding protein: MKVSCLLGLGLILVSRMVFADAVRQDSYIAFPSLNKQPTYQEDVLVINGAVNHQAIEPLFRAYQEKYPNVAIHYTESNTRHLYEQFISQPNVRPDVMLSPAMDLQFKLANDGYALSYNSPELVNVPKGSHWRNELFGFTYEPIVTAINSDILAGDELPQSREQLLNLIRNKNHLLDDKMGLFNIEQSGLGYLTWAYDGQQSRSYGRLLEAFGRHQARLYTDTSSMLNALLKGQIFIAYNLVGAYSYQWSQQYAWIKTIMPTDYTTIIMRTAFIPRDAQQPTLAKRFIDLLLSPEGQHVLANQSGITPISAKAKGPYSRDELSKLPHGIFRPIPLGLELLIQTDDAKKQLIYHEWDNAMFAEPNNLSQ; encoded by the coding sequence ATGAAAGTTAGTTGTCTGTTAGGGCTTGGTTTAATTTTGGTTAGTCGTATGGTATTTGCTGATGCCGTGCGGCAAGATTCTTATATCGCTTTTCCAAGTCTGAATAAACAACCCACGTATCAGGAGGATGTGCTTGTTATTAATGGAGCTGTAAATCATCAAGCAATTGAGCCATTGTTTAGGGCATACCAAGAAAAGTATCCGAATGTAGCCATTCATTACACTGAATCGAATACTCGTCATTTATACGAGCAATTTATCTCTCAGCCTAACGTTAGACCTGATGTGATGCTTAGCCCAGCGATGGATCTTCAGTTTAAGTTGGCTAACGACGGTTACGCCTTGAGTTATAACTCGCCAGAGCTTGTTAATGTTCCTAAGGGCTCACATTGGCGAAATGAGTTGTTTGGTTTTACCTACGAACCAATCGTGACGGCGATAAACAGCGATATTCTGGCTGGTGACGAGTTGCCCCAAAGTCGTGAGCAGTTATTGAATTTGATCCGGAATAAAAATCATCTTTTAGACGATAAAATGGGCTTATTTAATATTGAGCAATCTGGATTGGGTTATCTAACATGGGCCTATGACGGTCAGCAATCCCGTAGTTATGGTCGGTTATTGGAAGCGTTCGGGAGGCACCAAGCTCGGCTTTATACGGATACTTCCTCCATGCTAAATGCGCTTTTAAAAGGCCAGATATTCATCGCTTATAATCTTGTCGGCGCCTATTCCTATCAGTGGTCGCAACAGTATGCATGGATTAAAACCATCATGCCGACAGATTATACGACGATCATAATGCGCACCGCATTTATTCCTCGTGATGCTCAGCAGCCGACATTGGCGAAGCGCTTCATTGATCTTTTATTGTCTCCAGAAGGGCAGCATGTACTTGCTAATCAATCAGGCATTACGCCAATAAGTGCAAAGGCTAAAGGTCCATATAGTCGAGATGAATTGAGTAAATTGCCACATGGAATTTTTCGTCCAATTCCTCTTGGCTTAGAATTGCTTATTCAAACAGACGATGCCAAAAAACAACTTATTTATCATGAATGGGACAATGCTATGTTTGCTGAGCCTAACAATCTTTCTCAATAG
- a CDS encoding sensor histidine kinase produces MAKATTSIRRQLILMVATVLIVINAVALWSAHIYANRAAKESYDRLLYGSALQMAENINILDSQYFIDLPVSAFETLALSTSDRAFYSIMNGQYQVLTGYNDLPNIPFTQLLQQSSEKEKFIPIYYEAMYHDEMVRFIALGKRLLEGDSVNDVFIIVGQTLDARRAAATEISQMALQFVTLFFFITLLLLLFVIWRVLQPLQTIKQAITERSSQELSPLDANVPSEIAPLLKSINYFMAQLDSTLNRLKRFTAEAAHQIRTPLAGLNSQAQNAIDETDEVLRQKQLQHILESSNLLTNTVNQLLSRATLTHRYQSHPFSPVSLDYVIKETCRELVVWALEREVEIEYVGDIQATINGDEFALKQMLQNVIENAIKYSPKGGVVEVELMIVFEQSVPLIVLQIRDQGVGVPDQDKEHIFEYFYRSPDNFASGSGIGLSIAKDVAEHHDARFHLKDNQPTGLIVEVIFPQRKGLSYES; encoded by the coding sequence ATGGCTAAGGCAACTACCTCGATTCGCCGGCAATTGATTCTAATGGTTGCGACAGTGTTGATAGTGATTAACGCAGTGGCTCTTTGGAGTGCGCATATTTATGCAAATAGAGCGGCGAAAGAGTCTTATGATCGGCTTCTTTATGGCTCTGCTTTACAGATGGCCGAAAATATCAACATATTGGATTCGCAGTATTTTATCGATTTGCCCGTTTCGGCATTTGAAACCTTAGCCTTATCTACCTCAGATCGCGCCTTTTATTCCATTATGAATGGACAATATCAGGTGCTGACAGGTTATAACGATCTTCCTAATATTCCGTTTACCCAGTTGCTTCAGCAATCCAGCGAGAAAGAAAAATTTATTCCTATTTATTATGAAGCTATGTATCACGATGAGATGGTGCGATTTATTGCGTTAGGGAAACGCTTGTTAGAGGGAGACAGTGTTAACGATGTTTTTATCATCGTCGGACAAACATTGGATGCTCGACGTGCTGCGGCGACGGAAATCAGCCAAATGGCATTGCAATTTGTAACCTTATTTTTCTTCATCACGTTACTTCTATTACTTTTTGTTATTTGGCGAGTATTACAACCCTTGCAAACGATCAAGCAAGCCATTACTGAGCGCTCGTCTCAAGAGCTGTCTCCTTTAGATGCGAATGTGCCCAGTGAGATAGCGCCATTACTAAAAAGCATTAATTATTTTATGGCCCAGCTGGATAGCACGTTAAACCGACTAAAACGTTTTACAGCAGAAGCGGCCCATCAGATCCGTACGCCTTTGGCTGGTCTAAATTCACAGGCGCAAAACGCAATAGATGAAACCGATGAAGTGTTACGGCAAAAGCAACTACAGCATATTTTAGAAAGCAGTAACCTATTGACCAATACGGTCAATCAGCTTCTTAGTCGCGCTACGTTGACACATCGTTATCAGAGTCATCCTTTTAGCCCTGTGTCTTTGGACTATGTGATCAAAGAAACTTGCCGTGAGCTGGTGGTTTGGGCGTTAGAGCGAGAAGTGGAGATTGAATACGTTGGCGATATCCAAGCAACAATTAATGGAGATGAGTTTGCACTCAAGCAAATGCTGCAAAATGTCATCGAAAATGCCATTAAATACAGCCCAAAAGGTGGTGTGGTGGAAGTTGAGTTGATGATTGTTTTTGAACAATCCGTCCCCTTAATTGTGCTACAAATTCGAGACCAAGGAGTGGGTGTACCGGATCAGGATAAGGAGCATATTTTCGAGTACTTTTATCGTAGTCCTGACAATTTCGCATCAGGTTCCGGAATCGGTTTATCTATTGCTAAAGACGTGGCGGAACACCATGACGCTAGATTTCACTTAAAAGACAATCAGCCAACCGGATTAATTGTAGAAGTCATTTTCCCTCAACGAAAAGGACTGTCGTATGAAAGTTAG
- a CDS encoding response regulator transcription factor yields MRILVVEDDRILGEAISQRISRMGHGLDLAQTGLQANQMLALQEYDLMLLDLNLPDMTGAQILQTLRKKHSNTPVIVLTARDEVKDRIELLDLGADDYMTKPVDFGELEARCRALLRRSQGQAQNTIEYGNVSLDLQACTVTIGDHLVELKQREFRLLEVFISHTGRVLSKEVLIEHIYNFNENPNPSVIEIYVARLRKSLQSSDINIRTIRGLGYLLEKHHG; encoded by the coding sequence ATGCGTATTTTAGTAGTAGAAGATGATCGTATTTTAGGCGAAGCCATTAGCCAAAGAATCAGTCGAATGGGGCATGGTCTTGATCTTGCGCAAACTGGTTTACAGGCAAATCAAATGTTGGCATTGCAAGAATACGATCTCATGCTATTGGATCTAAATTTGCCGGATATGACAGGGGCTCAAATATTACAAACGCTTCGAAAAAAACACTCTAATACGCCGGTGATTGTGCTGACTGCCCGTGATGAAGTAAAAGATCGCATAGAGCTTTTGGATCTAGGTGCTGATGATTATATGACCAAGCCCGTGGACTTTGGTGAGCTTGAAGCTCGTTGTCGTGCTTTGCTCCGTCGTAGCCAAGGGCAAGCACAAAATACGATAGAATACGGCAATGTTAGTTTAGACCTGCAAGCATGCACTGTGACTATTGGCGATCACCTGGTCGAGTTAAAGCAGCGAGAGTTTCGTTTATTAGAAGTGTTCATCAGCCACACCGGAAGAGTGTTAAGCAAAGAAGTCTTGATAGAACATATTTATAATTTTAATGAAAACCCGAACCCTAGTGTCATTGAAATTTACGTAGCTCGTTTGAGGAAGTCTCTGCAAAGCAGTGACATCAACATCAGAACCATTCGAGGCCTTGGCTACTTGTTGGAAAAGCATCATGGCTAA
- a CDS encoding EamA family transporter, translated as MIRKDMFLALIIIIAWGFNFIVMRWGLDELTPMMLGGLRFLVIGMIGCFFFSRPNTPLLWCIGYALSLNFGQFAFLFSAISFGMPAGLASLVLQSQAIFTLLFAILLLKEAVRPYQVLAIGIAIGGLAVIGLDNEDSTMTALGFGLTLAAGSSWAMGNIFTKIISRKGYDANLNLIVWSSWIPPVPFFICAYFIDGGDVMWSNIIELSFKSIASLAYLSLFATLAGYGLWSYLLSRYPAATVAPLTLGVPVVGLTSAEIFLSETVSAMQWIGILIVLVGLMLNTFGGRWLKKVSQRTA; from the coding sequence ATGATTCGCAAAGATATGTTTTTGGCGCTGATTATCATCATCGCCTGGGGCTTTAACTTTATTGTCATGCGTTGGGGGCTGGACGAGCTCACGCCGATGATGTTGGGCGGATTACGCTTCCTCGTTATAGGTATGATTGGTTGCTTCTTTTTCTCTCGCCCTAATACACCGCTGCTTTGGTGTATTGGTTATGCCTTATCATTGAACTTCGGCCAATTTGCTTTTTTATTCAGCGCTATATCTTTCGGAATGCCCGCTGGCCTAGCTTCTTTAGTGCTGCAATCCCAAGCAATTTTCACTCTATTATTCGCTATCTTATTGCTAAAGGAAGCCGTGCGACCTTATCAAGTGCTCGCCATTGGTATCGCTATTGGTGGCTTGGCGGTCATCGGATTGGACAATGAAGACTCCACCATGACAGCACTTGGTTTTGGCTTAACTTTAGCCGCAGGATCTAGCTGGGCAATGGGTAATATTTTCACTAAAATCATTAGTCGAAAAGGCTACGATGCCAACCTAAACCTAATTGTTTGGTCGAGCTGGATTCCGCCAGTCCCTTTCTTTATATGTGCCTACTTTATTGATGGCGGCGATGTCATGTGGAGCAACATCATTGAACTAAGCTTTAAATCCATAGCGTCACTTGCCTACCTATCGCTCTTTGCTACCTTGGCTGGCTATGGTTTGTGGAGCTATTTGTTGTCTCGTTACCCTGCAGCAACCGTAGCACCGTTGACCTTGGGCGTACCTGTGGTCGGATTAACATCAGCTGAAATTTTTCTGTCTGAAACGGTTAGCGCTATGCAATGGATAGGGATTTTGATCGTATTAGTAGGGCTAATGCTAAACACATTCGGCGGCCGCTGGTTAAAGAAAGTTAGCCAGCGCACCGCTTGA
- a CDS encoding ion transporter yields the protein MEMNHSESWFAKIKRIERSPWFQGFIIGIIVVAALTVGAKTYSLPYGIDKAINFLDNFITVFFLVELSLRFIACDDKRRFFKDPWNIFDTVIVVGSLMPISETEMILVARLLRVFRVLRLVSIIPDLRFLINALLKAIPKMGYIALLMFIIFYIFAAVGSIFFHQVNETLWGDIAISMLTLFRVATFEDWTDVMYETMEVYPFSWVFYIIFIFLTAFVFLNMMVGVMLDVMTRETAEEEHENQESNHQALVTQISELQAQVARLADKIDAQQDRKD from the coding sequence ATGGAAATGAATCATTCTGAAAGTTGGTTTGCCAAGATAAAGCGCATAGAGCGCAGCCCGTGGTTTCAGGGCTTTATTATTGGCATTATTGTGGTCGCCGCATTAACGGTTGGCGCTAAAACCTATTCTTTGCCTTACGGTATTGATAAAGCCATTAATTTTCTCGACAACTTTATTACTGTTTTCTTTTTAGTTGAGCTCTCACTTCGTTTTATCGCCTGTGATGATAAGCGTCGCTTTTTTAAAGATCCTTGGAATATCTTTGATACCGTGATTGTTGTTGGCAGTTTGATGCCAATATCAGAGACCGAAATGATTCTTGTCGCACGTCTACTGCGTGTGTTCCGAGTGTTACGTCTGGTGTCTATCATTCCTGATCTGCGTTTCTTGATTAACGCCTTGCTAAAAGCCATCCCAAAAATGGGCTACATTGCCTTGTTGATGTTTATCATTTTTTACATCTTCGCAGCGGTCGGCTCGATCTTTTTCCATCAAGTAAATGAAACGCTTTGGGGTGATATTGCCATCTCAATGCTGACATTATTTCGTGTAGCAACGTTCGAAGATTGGACGGATGTGATGTACGAAACCATGGAAGTGTATCCGTTTAGCTGGGTTTTCTACATCATCTTCATATTCCTAACCGCCTTTGTGTTTTTGAACATGATGGTGGGTGTGATGTTAGATGTCATGACCCGCGAAACAGCAGAAGAAGAGCACGAGAATCAAGAGAGCAATCACCAAGCCTTGGTAACACAAATTTCTGAGTTACAAGCTCAAGTCGCACGTCTTGCGGATAAAATCGACGCGCAACAAGATCGAAAAGATTAA
- a CDS encoding mechanosensitive ion channel family protein: MVQIGLIALLVVAYVIVSRILKSTVRLLGQKSFANEVRITYVSKMLNLGFTATFVMLVCLVLGIGYGQLAIFFSSVFAVVGVALFAQWSILSNITASLIIFFSFPYRVGDWVKVVDKDDEILGQIMEISSFHVIIHRLSGDVVTYPNSLILQKAVVRFESREAAQAMSQFKESGTPEDKVEQQSTIS, from the coding sequence ATGGTTCAGATTGGCTTAATCGCTTTATTAGTGGTGGCTTATGTCATTGTGTCTCGTATTTTAAAGTCGACGGTAAGGTTGTTGGGGCAAAAGAGTTTCGCCAACGAAGTGCGAATAACCTACGTTTCGAAAATGCTAAATCTTGGTTTTACCGCGACTTTTGTTATGTTGGTTTGCTTGGTACTAGGGATTGGTTATGGACAGTTGGCGATCTTTTTCTCGTCTGTTTTTGCCGTTGTAGGCGTGGCGCTATTCGCTCAGTGGTCCATTTTAAGCAACATCACAGCGAGTTTAATTATCTTTTTCAGTTTTCCTTATCGAGTAGGAGATTGGGTAAAGGTGGTCGATAAAGACGATGAGATTTTGGGGCAAATTATGGAAATATCGTCTTTTCATGTGATCATTCATCGGCTATCTGGCGATGTAGTGACTTACCCTAATAGCTTGATTCTACAAAAAGCAGTTGTGCGTTTTGAAAGCCGAGAAGCCGCACAGGCAATGAGTCAATTTAAAGAGTCAGGAACCCCAGAAGATAAAGTAGAGCAGCAAAGTACTATTTCTTAA
- a CDS encoding AEC family transporter: MDTSTLFLQIFNTVFPLASIVLVAFLYARVRPTDMTVANRLNISVFCPALIFSVMASKEFHIALYVDLIIAATVVVLGSGLLVWPLCKWLKISPKTLVPPMMFNNSGNLGIPLIVLAFGESALPIAVVLFLTENLLHFTVGMYLLNPKTNLLNVLKMPMIIATILGLIWSLQGWTVMPAVKVSVDMMGQIAIPLMLFALGVRMTNVDFSEWKLGVISGFLCPLSGLVIAVIWYYVVGMSPENFAYLLIFACLPPAVLNYMVAELYQQEPHKVASIVLISNLMSVGIIPGVLFYVL; encoded by the coding sequence ATGGACACTTCGACGTTATTTTTACAAATTTTTAATACGGTTTTCCCTTTGGCCAGTATCGTGCTGGTGGCGTTTTTATATGCACGAGTTCGCCCTACGGACATGACGGTGGCGAACCGCTTAAATATCAGTGTTTTTTGCCCCGCGCTTATTTTTTCTGTTATGGCCTCGAAAGAGTTCCATATTGCCTTATATGTGGATTTGATCATTGCCGCTACTGTGGTGGTATTGGGGTCAGGTTTACTGGTTTGGCCGTTATGTAAGTGGCTAAAAATTTCGCCTAAAACCTTAGTTCCTCCAATGATGTTTAACAATAGCGGCAACTTGGGGATTCCTTTGATTGTACTGGCTTTTGGTGAATCCGCTTTGCCGATCGCGGTAGTGCTATTCCTCACCGAAAACTTGCTACATTTTACCGTTGGTATGTATTTACTTAATCCAAAAACCAACCTTCTTAATGTGCTGAAAATGCCGATGATCATCGCGACGATATTAGGTTTAATATGGAGCCTACAAGGTTGGACGGTTATGCCAGCAGTCAAAGTATCCGTTGATATGATGGGGCAAATCGCTATTCCTCTGATGCTATTTGCGCTCGGCGTTCGTATGACGAATGTCGACTTTAGTGAATGGAAACTGGGTGTGATTAGCGGCTTTTTGTGTCCATTAAGTGGTCTGGTTATTGCTGTCATTTGGTATTACGTCGTTGGTATGTCACCAGAGAATTTCGCCTACTTACTTATCTTTGCTTGTTTACCGCCAGCGGTGTTGAATTACATGGTGGCCGAGCTTTATCAGCAGGAGCCTCATAAAGTGGCATCGATTGTGTTGATCAGTAATTTGATGAGTGTGGGGATTATTCCTGGTGTGTTGTTCTATGTTTTATAA
- a CDS encoding substrate-binding domain-containing protein, which translates to MSLIKQSMSSFQKARQLWKGYRLMPSLLAVSIVAVSLSPLASQSSEPESSERQPLKSIGISVADLGNPYFVQLVETVSAKAEELTGAPVKMLIRSDAYDWQRQIGQINDFIEQKVDLIVLTAADEYKVAAVVAKAQRAGIKVIAVDVNAQGADATITTDNVQAGAIACEKLAEKIGYQGNFVIINGVLVSSVIERVAGCKSALNKYPQITLLSDRMNGTGSVEGGMEAMTYLMEEYPHIDAVFTINDPTAFGALQASQQAKRDEFVLASIDGAPFAAEIIKQKGNPWIATAVQRPIPMAEKAIEIGMDLLKGKDVAQRFILIPSTLIEKN; encoded by the coding sequence ATGAGCCTAATTAAACAGTCAATGTCGAGTTTTCAGAAAGCACGACAGCTTTGGAAAGGCTATCGCCTAATGCCAAGCCTATTGGCGGTTTCGATTGTCGCCGTTTCGCTTTCTCCTTTGGCCTCTCAATCCTCAGAGCCGGAATCTTCAGAGCGGCAACCCCTTAAATCAATTGGTATTAGCGTAGCCGATTTGGGGAATCCTTATTTTGTTCAGCTGGTGGAGACTGTATCTGCAAAAGCGGAAGAGTTAACGGGTGCGCCCGTTAAAATGCTGATTCGCTCAGATGCGTATGATTGGCAACGACAAATTGGTCAAATCAATGACTTCATCGAGCAAAAAGTCGATTTGATCGTCTTAACCGCCGCGGATGAGTACAAGGTTGCCGCCGTTGTCGCTAAAGCACAAAGAGCAGGTATTAAAGTGATCGCTGTGGATGTTAATGCACAAGGTGCAGATGCCACCATTACCACAGACAATGTACAGGCTGGTGCTATTGCTTGTGAAAAACTGGCCGAGAAAATTGGTTACCAAGGTAATTTCGTTATTATTAATGGTGTCTTAGTATCGTCTGTTATAGAGCGAGTCGCCGGCTGTAAATCCGCATTGAATAAATACCCGCAAATTACCCTGTTGAGTGACCGAATGAACGGTACTGGCAGCGTTGAAGGCGGAATGGAAGCCATGACGTATTTGATGGAAGAATACCCTCACATTGACGCGGTATTTACCATTAATGATCCAACGGCATTTGGTGCTTTACAGGCGTCGCAACAAGCCAAACGCGACGAATTTGTGCTGGCGTCGATTGACGGTGCGCCATTTGCGGCCGAGATTATTAAGCAAAAGGGGAACCCTTGGATTGCTACTGCTGTCCAGCGTCCTATTCCTATGGCGGAAAAAGCCATTGAAATTGGTATGGATTTATTAAAAGGCAAAGACGTTGCTCAGCGTTTTATTTTGATTCCTTCAACGTTAATAGAGAAAAACTAA